One Edaphobacter lichenicola DNA window includes the following coding sequences:
- a CDS encoding PEP-CTERM sorting domain-containing protein, producing the protein MRITWMFVAAALSFPAHGALADSIQLTVHSSVTIDVSSPNDNFFGQYDNVQGLPFLNDHPSISTNVVIPFSNVSVLLPTGSVFEDASVGIAGPPLGTMVMGTGHEFAGTPFGAVINHSLPSVAPTFSKNGISDVSVDLLFTGKTTVAGEKVSTNIQDLNFVLSGFIQSALLNPGSNWAGYLGGSGQVVIPYTVELTVDYSPVPEPSSLALFGIGLLGLSGVVRWKLRS; encoded by the coding sequence ATGCGAATCACGTGGATGTTCGTAGCGGCTGCACTTTCGTTCCCTGCACACGGCGCGTTGGCAGATAGTATCCAACTTACCGTTCATTCGAGCGTCACCATAGATGTGTCCAGCCCCAACGATAACTTCTTCGGCCAATACGATAATGTTCAAGGGTTGCCGTTCCTGAATGACCATCCGAGCATCTCGACGAACGTCGTCATACCGTTTTCGAATGTGTCGGTTCTGTTGCCGACGGGGAGCGTCTTCGAGGATGCTTCGGTTGGGATCGCAGGGCCTCCGCTTGGCACAATGGTGATGGGGACGGGACACGAGTTCGCGGGAACGCCGTTTGGTGCGGTGATCAATCACTCTCTTCCTTCGGTTGCGCCTACGTTCAGCAAGAATGGAATCTCCGATGTGTCGGTCGATCTTCTCTTTACCGGAAAGACGACGGTTGCTGGGGAGAAGGTGTCGACGAATATTCAGGATCTGAATTTTGTGCTTAGTGGATTTATTCAGTCTGCTCTTCTGAATCCTGGCTCCAACTGGGCCGGCTATCTGGGAGGGAGTGGGCAGGTGGTGATTCCGTATACGGTTGAGTTGACTGTGGACTATTCGCCGGTGCCTGAGCCTTCGAGTCTTGCTCTGTTTGGGATTGGGCTGCTTGGGTTGAGTGGCGTGGTTCGGTGGAAGCTTCGGTCTTAG
- a CDS encoding SRPBCC family protein, whose product MLKTIGLILVLAVAVVFLLALTKPSTFRVERSATITAPPEKISSLIDDFHQWNAWSPWAQLDPNMKTTYSGPPSGVGSVYEWEGNSKVGKGRMEILSVEPTKTTIKIDFLKPFEGHNTADFVLEPQGSATRVNWIMNGPMNLLPGKLMSVFTTMDKMIGPDFDKGLANLKAAAEHP is encoded by the coding sequence ATGTTAAAAACCATTGGCCTCATCCTCGTTCTGGCTGTCGCTGTAGTCTTTCTTCTCGCGCTCACCAAGCCGAGCACCTTCCGAGTAGAGCGTTCCGCCACCATCACCGCCCCACCCGAAAAGATCTCCTCCCTCATCGACGACTTTCATCAATGGAACGCCTGGTCGCCCTGGGCACAGCTCGACCCCAACATGAAGACCACCTACTCCGGCCCACCCAGCGGCGTCGGCTCAGTCTACGAGTGGGAAGGGAATAGTAAAGTAGGCAAGGGCCGCATGGAGATCCTCTCCGTCGAACCCACCAAGACCACCATCAAAATCGATTTCCTCAAACCCTTCGAAGGCCACAACACCGCCGACTTCGTCCTCGAACCGCAAGGCTCAGCCACCCGCGTAAACTGGATCATGAACGGCCCGATGAACTTGCTCCCCGGCAAACTTATGAGCGTCTTCACCACCATGGACAAGATGATCGGTCCCGACTTCGACAAAGGTCTCGCCAACCTGAAAGCTGCTGCGGAACATCCGTAA
- a CDS encoding PEP-CTERM sorting domain-containing protein yields the protein MRRSLCLLCLLLFGSCLVAQADPLVTVTVNYVYHNFDDTGSTTFSFDPDKVFYYLQPNYQFDFLYPLIQSPEFPSPFSYDTVDFFGGSLAFTNFGPNFIYDFEIDGTCQDIPPLAGTGAVPTFVTTTCYGSGVRDSVGYLTEQVEEITSLDFVVTGGATIPEPSSLVLLGTGLAGLFQIGFRRMRAARRAS from the coding sequence ATGCGTCGATCCCTTTGTCTTCTCTGCCTACTGCTCTTTGGTTCTTGCCTGGTCGCTCAGGCCGATCCTCTGGTGACAGTCACGGTTAACTACGTTTACCACAACTTCGACGACACGGGCTCGACTACCTTCTCGTTCGACCCCGACAAGGTGTTCTACTATCTCCAACCGAATTACCAGTTTGATTTCTTGTACCCCCTCATTCAGTCGCCCGAATTTCCAAGCCCGTTCAGCTACGACACAGTAGACTTCTTTGGCGGTTCGCTCGCATTCACCAACTTTGGACCAAATTTCATCTACGACTTCGAAATCGACGGTACCTGCCAGGACATTCCCCCTCTCGCCGGCACCGGGGCCGTGCCTACCTTCGTAACAACGACCTGCTACGGCAGCGGCGTTCGCGATAGTGTCGGGTATCTGACTGAGCAAGTCGAGGAGATCACGTCGCTCGACTTCGTGGTGACGGGAGGTGCGACCATACCTGAGCCCTCAAGCCTTGTGCTGCTTGGCACCGGCCTGGCGGGTCTCTTTCAAATTGGCTTCCGCCGCATGCGAGCTGCCCGGAGAGCTTCATAG
- a CDS encoding vanadium-dependent haloperoxidase — MSDLKSIESSPDNLLAPTPLPHLKQSNRRMFLGKMSASLVGALAVPSAAAAQTASDSSKLSPNNQASAASYGIPDNPRVQASFAIRLNAAIAQALVPLPSHQTNGDQQRYPDGSATYTKVVLQDSIGLVNPAAYRTFTTALASGKPSDFENIIIGGTRTLNGPQGGLAFTLEGTDSHQFGSSPSPHNQETEVVVPAPPAFSSPAWGTELTELYWCSLLRDTAFTDYQTSPVAAAACAELTSMPSYAGPRTHSGHVTPNLLFRGYYPGETLGPYISQLIITPSFFGALPLTNQYITYQAGLNYMLDPDSFLQVQNGINTGLTNQPDPNVRFLQNGRGLAAWTHVDVLFQAYFIAFLVMNTLSAPLNPGNPYATSRTQNGFDTLGGPDISATIGEVAARVLDTVWYQKWFVHLRPRPESSGGIAYLTKTNQLGSLQAKLNNNFLNSQALKASYDANNSWFLSQAFPEGSPAHPAYPTGHGTVAGACITILKFFYDGNFVIPNPQVPAPDGLSLNPYTGPDAGSLTINGELNKLAHNITFGHGIHGGIHWRSDSDDSILLGEAFALSFLQDKIRVYNEKLTVHLTKLDGTIATISNQ, encoded by the coding sequence ATGAGTGATCTAAAATCGATCGAAAGCTCGCCGGATAATCTTCTGGCACCTACTCCGCTGCCCCACCTCAAACAATCGAATCGCCGCATGTTTCTCGGCAAGATGAGCGCGAGCTTGGTCGGAGCGCTGGCTGTACCGTCCGCAGCCGCGGCACAGACCGCTTCCGACAGTTCAAAGCTTTCGCCAAATAACCAGGCAAGTGCGGCAAGTTACGGGATCCCGGACAATCCGCGGGTTCAAGCGTCGTTTGCAATTCGTCTCAACGCGGCGATCGCCCAGGCGCTTGTTCCGCTACCCTCTCATCAAACCAATGGCGATCAGCAGCGTTACCCTGACGGCTCCGCCACCTACACCAAAGTTGTCCTCCAGGATTCGATCGGCTTGGTAAACCCCGCTGCCTATCGAACCTTCACGACCGCTCTGGCCAGTGGCAAGCCCTCGGACTTCGAGAACATCATCATTGGAGGAACCCGCACCCTGAACGGCCCACAGGGTGGGTTAGCCTTCACGTTAGAGGGAACGGACTCGCATCAGTTCGGCAGTTCGCCCTCTCCTCACAACCAGGAGACCGAAGTCGTCGTTCCAGCGCCGCCTGCATTCTCCAGTCCCGCCTGGGGTACAGAACTCACCGAGCTCTACTGGTGTTCGCTGCTCCGCGACACCGCCTTCACCGATTACCAAACCAGCCCCGTAGCCGCCGCGGCCTGCGCCGAGCTGACCAGCATGCCCAGCTACGCCGGTCCGCGAACGCACTCCGGTCACGTCACACCGAATCTGCTCTTCCGCGGCTACTACCCAGGCGAGACACTTGGGCCTTATATCTCGCAGCTGATCATCACACCCAGCTTCTTCGGCGCCTTGCCTCTCACCAATCAGTACATCACCTATCAGGCCGGTCTCAACTACATGCTGGATCCCGATTCATTCCTCCAGGTCCAGAATGGAATCAATACGGGCCTGACCAACCAACCCGACCCCAACGTTCGCTTCCTCCAAAACGGCCGAGGGCTCGCTGCATGGACTCACGTCGACGTGCTCTTCCAGGCATACTTCATCGCGTTCCTTGTGATGAACACCCTCAGCGCACCTCTCAACCCAGGCAATCCCTACGCAACCTCCCGCACCCAGAACGGATTCGACACACTAGGAGGCCCTGACATCTCCGCGACCATCGGCGAAGTCGCAGCGCGTGTTCTCGACACTGTCTGGTATCAAAAGTGGTTCGTTCACCTGCGTCCACGGCCTGAGTCCAGCGGCGGCATCGCTTACCTCACCAAGACGAACCAGTTGGGCAGCCTTCAGGCCAAGCTGAACAACAACTTCCTCAACTCGCAGGCGCTGAAAGCCAGCTATGACGCCAACAACAGCTGGTTTCTCTCGCAAGCCTTTCCTGAGGGATCGCCCGCTCACCCCGCCTACCCCACCGGTCACGGCACTGTCGCCGGGGCCTGCATCACCATTCTGAAGTTCTTCTACGATGGGAACTTCGTCATCCCCAATCCACAGGTGCCTGCGCCCGACGGTCTTTCGCTGAACCCCTACACCGGCCCTGACGCAGGTAGTCTCACCATCAACGGCGAGCTTAACAAGCTCGCGCACAACATCACCTTCGGCCACGGCATTCACGGCGGCATCCACTGGCGCAGCGACAGCGACGACTCGATCCTCCTCGGAGAGGCCTTCGCCCTCAGCTTCCTCCAGGATAAGATTCGCGTCTATAACGAAAAACTAACAGTGCATCTCACCAAGCTGGACGGGACCATCGCCACCATCTCCAATCAGTAA